The genomic interval TATTAGCTACAACTCCTGATTTATGGGAAAGCTATACTTCTGAAAATGAAAAAAATGTTCCTGATGCTTATAAAAATACTACAGGTTTCTTTACAAACTACAAACTAGATGGTAGTGCTGCTTTACTTGTAAACAAAGATGTATTTGCTAAATTAGGATTAGATCCTGAAAAATTTACTGGATATAAAGATTTATTATGGCCTGAATTAAAAGGTAAAATTGCTATGGGAGATCCTACAGCAAGTAGTAGTGCTATAGCTGAACTTACAAATATGTTACTTGTTATGGGAGAAAAACCATATGATGAAAAAGCTTGGGAATTCGTTGAAAAATTTGTTGCTCAATTAGATGGAACTATTTTATCTTCTTCTTCTCAAATCTATAAAGCTACTGCTGATGGAGAATATGCTGTTGGAGTTACTTATGAAAACCCAGCTGTTACATTACTTCAAGATGGTGCAACTAACTTAAAACTTGTTTATCCTGAAGAAGGTTCTGTATGGTTACCAGGAGCTGCTGCAATAGTTAAAAATGCTCCTCATATGGAAAATGCTAAAAAATTCATCGACTTCTTAATTTCTGATGAAGGACAAAAAATTGTTGCTGAAACTTCAACAAGACCAGTAAATACTTCTATTAAAAATACAAGTGAATTTATAAAACCATTTGAAGAAATCAAAGTTGCTTACGAAGATATTCCTTACTGTGCAGAACACAGAAAAGAATGGCAAGAAAGATGGACTAACATATTAACTAAATAATTGGGAGAAAATTAATGAGTGTAAATATAATAATAAAAAATGCTCAAAAAAGATATGGAGATAATATTATTATTGAAGATTTATCTCTTGATATAAGACAAGGGGAGTTTTTTACTCTCCTTGGACCTTCTGGGTGTGGAAAAACTACTTTGTTAAGAATGATAGCAGGATTTAACTCTATTGAAAATGGAGATTTCTATTTCAATGAAAAAAGAATTAATGATTTAGATCCTTCTAAGAGAAATATTGGAATGGTTTTCCAAAACTATGCTATATTCCCACACTTAACTGTTGAGCAAAATGTAGAATTTGGTTTAAAAAATAGAAAAGTTTCTAAAGATGTTATGAAAGTAGAAACTGATAAATTTTTAAAACTTATGCAAATAGACGAATATAGAGATAGAATGCCTGATAGATTATCAGGAGGACAACAACAAAGAGTTGCTTTAGCGAGAGCCTTAGTAATAAAACCTGATGTTTTATTGATGGACGAGCCTTTAAGTAACTTAGATGCTAAATTAAGAGTTGAAATGAGAACGGCTATAAAAGAAATTCAAAATAGTATTGGAATTACAACTGTTTATGTAACTCACGATCAAGAAGAAGCTATGGCTGTAAGTGATAGAATTGCAGTTATGAAAGATGGTGCAATTCAACACTTAGGACAACCTAAAGATATTTATCAAAGACCTGCTAATTTATTTGTTGCAACCTTCATAGGTAAAACGAATGTATTAAAAGGAACTTTAGATGGTTCTACTTTAAAGATAGCTGGAAAGTATGACATAAACTTAACTAACATAAAAGATAAAAATGTTAAAGGAAATGTTATAATTTCAATAAGACCTGAAGAATTTGTTATTGATGAAAGTCAAGCAAAAGATGGTATGAAAGCTTTTATAGATAGCAGTGTATTTTTAGGTTTAAACACTCATTATTTTGCACATTTGGAAAATGGAGAAAAACTTGAAATTGTACAAGAATCTAAAATAGACAATATCATTCCAAAAGGAACTGAAGTTTATTTAAAAGTAAAACAAGATAAGATTAATGTTTTCACAGAAGATGGTTCTAAAAATATTTTAGAAGGTGTTAACAACGATATAGGTGTTGCTTATGCTAAGTAAGAAAAAAGATATTTGGATAGTAATTTCATTATGTGTTCTAGCATTTTATATAGTATTTATGATTTATCCTTTAGGGATTTTATTTAAAAATGCAGTAATAGAAAATAATGGAGATTTCACTTTTGCTTATTTTGCAAAATTTTTAAGTAAAAATTATTACTTTTCTACTATATTTAATTCCTTTAAAGTCAGTTTAGCTGCAACAGCTTTGACTTTAATAATAGGAACTCCTTTGGCATATTTCTACAATATGTATAAAATCAAAGGAAAAACTTTTTTACAAATTATTATAATACTATGTAGTATGTCTGCACCATTTATTGGAGCATATTCTTGGATTTTATTATTAGGAAGAAATGGCTTAATTACTAATATAATTAGAAACTTAACAGGTTTTAATTTCCCAAGTATCTATGGATTTGGTGGAATTTTACTTGTTTTGTGTATGCAACTTTATCCTTTAGTTTTCCTATATGTTTCAGGAGCTTTAAGAAATATTGACAATTCTCTATTAGAAGCTAGTGAAAATATGGGTTGTACTGGGGCTAAAAGATTCTTTAAAATAATTATCCCTCTATGTATTCCAACTATATTGGCAGCTGCTCTTATGGTATTTATGAGAGCTTTTGCAGACTTTGGAACTCCTCTATTCATTGGAGAAGGATATAGAACTTTCCCTGTTGAAATTTATAATCAATTTATGAATGAAACAGGTTCTGACAAGAATTTTGCGTCAGCTGTAAGTATTATTGCAATTATAATAACATCTTTGATTTTCTTATTACAAAGATATATAAATGGAAAGTATAAATTCACAATGAATGCACTTCATCCTATTGAAGCTAAGGAAATTAAAGGAATAAAATCTGTTTTAATTCACTTATTCTGTTATTTAATAGTTTTTGTTTCTTATGCTCCACAACTTTATGTAATTTATACATCTTTCCAAAACACATCTGGAAAACTTTTCAAAAAAGGGTATTCTTTAAAAAGTTATACAGAAGCATTTGATAAATTAGGAAATGCTATTCAAAATACATTTTTTATTGGTGGACTTTCTCTAATTTTAATCATTGTTATTTCTATTTTAATTGCTTATCTAGTTGTAAGAAGAAATAACTTTATAAATAGAACTATAGATACTTTATCTATGGTGCCTTATGTTATTCCTGGTTCTGTTGTAGGGATAGCTTTGGTAAGTGCTTTCAATAAAAAACCTTTTGTTTTAGTTGGAACTTTCTTAATAATGGTAATATCACTTATCATAAGAAGAAATGCTTATACTATAAGATCATCTGTTGCTATACTTCAACAGATACCACTTTCTATCGAAGAAGCTTCAATCAGTTTAGGAGCTTCTCGTATGAAATCATTCTTTAAGATAACAACTCCTATGATGATGAATGGTATTATTTCAGGAGCACTTTTAAGTTGGATAACAATTATTACAGAACTTTCTTCAAGTATAATCTTATATAATTATAAGACAATAACATTGACATTACAAATATATGTTTATGTTTCAAGAGGAAGTTATGGTATAGCTGCCGCTATGTCAACAATTTTAACTTTAATGACTGTTATTTCACTGCTAGTATTTATGAGAGTATCAAAGAATAAAAATGTAATGATGTAGAAAAAATGGAGCTGTTGCAAAGTTAAAATTTTGCAACAACTCCATTTTACTTATTATATGTGTACATTCCTAAACGATTATTCATAAGCCAAAAAATTGGAATAAATATCTTTTTTGATAATGGTAAAATTTTTGCCATTTTTTTTGTAAAATTAATAAGTCCTATTTGTTTTAATTTGGGCTCAAGTTTTACAACTTCACTACCATCTTTTACTCCCCACTTAAATTTAACATTATTCATTTTTTTCAAAGTATCATGTTTGGCTGTCATTCTTATAGTTCCCTTGTAAAGTAAATCTAAGTGTAATTCAAATTTTTCAAAATTATTAACTAATATTTCTAAAACTTTTTTTACTTCATCTTCAGTGAAAAACATTAAAACTCCCTCAGAAATTATAAGTAGCTCTTTTCCATCAGTTACAACTTCCTTAGTCCAATCAGATTCAAAAACTGATTTTGAAATATTCTTTACTCTATTATTTTCTTTAAAAAGTAATTTTCTACTTTCCATAACTTCTGGTAGGTCAAGATTATACCAAGTTATTTTTCCATTATCTACTCTTTCAAATCTTGTATCAAACCCACAACCTATTGAAACTATAACACAATCAGGATATCTTTCTATAAATTTTTTAACTTCTTCATCCATTATATATGCTCTTGCTAATATTCCATAATAACTAGCCCAAGCAGTATTAAATTTTTTAAAATCATAGTCTAACTGTGAGGCAATTTCAAAAGATTTCTTATCATGTAACACAGATTTTGGATTCTCATAGTCTTTAGCTCTTGCATTTAATGTTATAAGTAATGTTTCTGCTACTCCATCTAATTTAATTTTCATAAAAGCCTCCTAATGTTAAAATATAATATTAATTTTATTAAATGTGTTAGAACACTCGTGGCTCTAGCACTCGTAGGGTGTTAGTCGTGAGTAGTTCACACTCTTATTATACTCTTCATTAGAAATATTTCAATATAAAAAATTTTGTTTATAAAATATTTTATAAAAAAAGAACTACTGTAAATAAATTACAATAGCTCTTTTTTGCTTATTTTACTTCTTTTCCATTTTTATATGTAACTTGTTGAAGTATTTTTCCATTTTCATCATAAATTGTTGCTACTCCATCTATTTCCCCATTTTTGTAAGTTCCTTCTGCTTGTAGTTTACCATTTTCATAGTAAGCTCTTACAGGTCCATCTTGTATATCATTCTTATAGGTTACTTCACTTAACAATTTTCCACTTGGATAGAAATTTTTAGATGACCCATTTCTTACTCCATTAGCTAAAGTGATTTCATATTCTAATTTACCTGTTTTTTCATTATATTCTTTTCCTAAACCTGATGTAACATCATTTTTATATGGAACTTCTGCTACTAATATACCATTTTCACTATAATACTTTGCTACTCCTTCTCTCTTAGCATTTTTGAATGGAACTTCGGATTCTAATTTACCACTTTTATAATAGTATTTTTCTACTCCTTCAGCTTTTCCATTTACATAATTTCCTTCTGATTTTACTTTACCATTTTCATAGTATTCATATACTTTTCCTTCTAATTTTCCTGCTTTAATTGTAGCTAGTCCAAGAGTTTTTCCACTTGGATACTTTTTCTCAATTTCTCCTGAATAAGGTTTTTGCTCACCTTGAACATAGAATAAGTCCCCGTTCATTACCATTTTTTCAACTTGCATTCTTTGTGCTCCAAAAGATAATACTGAAGCAACTAAAAATAATCCTAACAATAATTTTTTCATTTTTGCCTCCTAAATTTTTATTTTAGTTTTTTTTATTATACAAAATGAATATTAATATTAGATTAATTTTAAAAATATATTTTTAAAAAAAGCTATTGCATTTTATTTGCAATAGCTCTATTTTTAATTTATTATAATTTTTTTCTCATCATATGATACATTTCTCCTTCAAATCTTCCTCTCTTATCATATAATTTTACTGCTCCAGTTACTACACCTTGACTAGTTGGAATTTCAGTTTGTAATTTTCCATTTTCATAATAATATTTTTGTACACCTTCATACTCATCATTTTTATAAGTTAATTTAGCTGATAGAACTCCTGATTTATAATAAGCTTTACCAGTTCCTTCTCTTAGTCCATTCTTATATGGTGTCTCTTCAATTAATCTTCCAATCTCATCATAAGTATAAGACTTTCCATGTAATTTCCCATTTTTAACAGAAGCAACCATTTTAATTATTCCAGTATTTGGGTCTTTTTTCTCAAATTCTCCCGTAAACTCTTGATTATTATAATATATATATCCATTTGAAAATGATAATTTTTCATAAGGAACTTTTTCTGCTCCAAAAGATAATACTGAACTTACTATTAATAATAAAGCTACCAATAATTTTTTCATTCTATCCTCCTAAATTTTTAGTTTATTTTACTTTTTTTCCATTTTTATATATTGTTTCTTCTTTTAATTTTCCATTTTCGTCATACATCTTTGTAACTCCGTCTAATTGACCTTTGCTCATTTCAATTTCAGCTTGTAATTTCCCATTTTCATAGTAATATTTTTGTAAACCTTCATATCTATCATTTTTATAATTTAATTTAGCTGCTACAGCTCCTGATGGATGATAAAGTTTACTAGCTCCTTCTTTCATTCCTTTTTTAAATGTTATTTCTTCAGTTACTTTTCCATTTTCATCATAACTATAACTTGTTCCATGTAATTCTCCATTTTTAACAGAACCTACCATATTAATTTTCCCTGTTCTTGGATCTTTTCTTTCAAATTCTCCAGTAAATTTTTCATCGTTATAAGATATATAACCACCTAGAAATGATAATTTTTCATAAGGAACTCTTTGTGCCCCAAAAGATAGTACTGAACTTGCTACTAATAATAATCCTACTAATAATTTTTTCATTCTATTCCTCCTAAATTTTTTATTTATTCTGTTCATATCTTTTTTATTATATAAGAATTTTAATACAATCTCTGTAACAATTGTTACAAAAAAAGCTACTGCATTTTATTTGCAATAGCTCAATTTTTAATGAAATTGTCAAGGAGTTTCACTTTTTAACAGTTCATTTTCTAGGTCTTTTCCTAATGGATATACTTTTCGGTCTATTATTTTTCCATCTTTATATGTTGTTTCTTCCATTATTTGATCATTTTCAAATGTTATTGTACCTATTAGTTTGCCCTTCTCATCATAACTTTTTTCTA from Fusobacterium pseudoperiodonticum carries:
- a CDS encoding ABC transporter substrate-binding protein — protein: MKKFIKFLLMAIGMVMFVACGGEKEKTEAAAPEAQGSNELVIYSPNADDEVNKIIPAFEKATGIKVTLQSMGSGDVLARIAAEKENPQADINWGAISMGVLATTPDLWESYTSENEKNVPDAYKNTTGFFTNYKLDGSAALLVNKDVFAKLGLDPEKFTGYKDLLWPELKGKIAMGDPTASSSAIAELTNMLLVMGEKPYDEKAWEFVEKFVAQLDGTILSSSSQIYKATADGEYAVGVTYENPAVTLLQDGATNLKLVYPEEGSVWLPGAAAIVKNAPHMENAKKFIDFLISDEGQKIVAETSTRPVNTSIKNTSEFIKPFEEIKVAYEDIPYCAEHRKEWQERWTNILTK
- a CDS encoding ABC transporter ATP-binding protein, with product MSVNIIIKNAQKRYGDNIIIEDLSLDIRQGEFFTLLGPSGCGKTTLLRMIAGFNSIENGDFYFNEKRINDLDPSKRNIGMVFQNYAIFPHLTVEQNVEFGLKNRKVSKDVMKVETDKFLKLMQIDEYRDRMPDRLSGGQQQRVALARALVIKPDVLLMDEPLSNLDAKLRVEMRTAIKEIQNSIGITTVYVTHDQEEAMAVSDRIAVMKDGAIQHLGQPKDIYQRPANLFVATFIGKTNVLKGTLDGSTLKIAGKYDINLTNIKDKNVKGNVIISIRPEEFVIDESQAKDGMKAFIDSSVFLGLNTHYFAHLENGEKLEIVQESKIDNIIPKGTEVYLKVKQDKINVFTEDGSKNILEGVNNDIGVAYAK
- a CDS encoding ABC transporter permease, yielding MLSKKKDIWIVISLCVLAFYIVFMIYPLGILFKNAVIENNGDFTFAYFAKFLSKNYYFSTIFNSFKVSLAATALTLIIGTPLAYFYNMYKIKGKTFLQIIIILCSMSAPFIGAYSWILLLGRNGLITNIIRNLTGFNFPSIYGFGGILLVLCMQLYPLVFLYVSGALRNIDNSLLEASENMGCTGAKRFFKIIIPLCIPTILAAALMVFMRAFADFGTPLFIGEGYRTFPVEIYNQFMNETGSDKNFASAVSIIAIIITSLIFLLQRYINGKYKFTMNALHPIEAKEIKGIKSVLIHLFCYLIVFVSYAPQLYVIYTSFQNTSGKLFKKGYSLKSYTEAFDKLGNAIQNTFFIGGLSLILIIVISILIAYLVVRRNNFINRTIDTLSMVPYVIPGSVVGIALVSAFNKKPFVLVGTFLIMVISLIIRRNAYTIRSSVAILQQIPLSIEEASISLGASRMKSFFKITTPMMMNGIISGALLSWITIITELSSSIILYNYKTITLTLQIYVYVSRGSYGIAAAMSTILTLMTVISLLVFMRVSKNKNVMM
- a CDS encoding class I SAM-dependent methyltransferase — encoded protein: MKIKLDGVAETLLITLNARAKDYENPKSVLHDKKSFEIASQLDYDFKKFNTAWASYYGILARAYIMDEEVKKFIERYPDCVIVSIGCGFDTRFERVDNGKITWYNLDLPEVMESRKLLFKENNRVKNISKSVFESDWTKEVVTDGKELLIISEGVLMFFTEDEVKKVLEILVNNFEKFELHLDLLYKGTIRMTAKHDTLKKMNNVKFKWGVKDGSEVVKLEPKLKQIGLINFTKKMAKILPLSKKIFIPIFWLMNNRLGMYTYNK
- a CDS encoding toxin-antitoxin system YwqK family antitoxin, encoding MKKLLLGLFLVASVLSFGAQRMQVEKMVMNGDLFYVQGEQKPYSGEIEKKYPSGKTLGLATIKAGKLEGKVYEYYENGKVKSEGNYVNGKAEGVEKYYYKSGKLESEVPFKNAKREGVAKYYSENGILVAEVPYKNDVTSGLGKEYNEKTGKLEYEITLANGVRNGSSKNFYPSGKLLSEVTYKNDIQDGPVRAYYENGKLQAEGTYKNGEIDGVATIYDENGKILQQVTYKNGKEVK
- a CDS encoding toxin-antitoxin system YwqK family antitoxin, which encodes MKKLLVALLLIVSSVLSFGAEKVPYEKLSFSNGYIYYNNQEFTGEFEKKDPNTGIIKMVASVKNGKLHGKSYTYDEIGRLIEETPYKNGLREGTGKAYYKSGVLSAKLTYKNDEYEGVQKYYYENGKLQTEIPTSQGVVTGAVKLYDKRGRFEGEMYHMMRKKL
- a CDS encoding toxin-antitoxin system YwqK family antitoxin — protein: MKKLLVGLLLVASSVLSFGAQRVPYEKLSFLGGYISYNDEKFTGEFERKDPRTGKINMVGSVKNGELHGTSYSYDENGKVTEEITFKKGMKEGASKLYHPSGAVAAKLNYKNDRYEGLQKYYYENGKLQAEIEMSKGQLDGVTKMYDENGKLKEETIYKNGKKVK